One part of the Xylocopa sonorina isolate GNS202 chromosome 10, iyXylSono1_principal, whole genome shotgun sequence genome encodes these proteins:
- the Oxa1l gene encoding OXA1L mitochondrial inner membrane protein, translated as MFTRLFADIGRKFLSPTAGFQKITECQFSRLAHNSINRRLEEGIIFNNHKHSKVYGIYLVRYESTINVTGKETVSNIPSAQPQDVININDAVPEKDLLSEIPEPPVPLTEGIVEAIKVHANGEPTFESLGLGGYSPIGLIQSYFEWLHISCDMPWWLSVVVTALFIKIVTFPLAIDVQRNTSKLQNVLPEMVELQDRLTQSRRTGNVEEAALHSYDLQQFFKRNKIKMFPISSFIRIGVHIPIFIALRQMAAVPVESLKDGGLWWFADLTASDPYYILPLCSSVSMLLVTEYAMKNASANQVSAMMRYFIRAIPLVSFLFAAHFPGMVLCHWVTSNIVTVIQNEALKMNSVKRIFKIPLPIQHPQSARSSQLAKKNFREAFSDSWSNMKVSNKLADYARADMIQFNEAAKGPLKKTFKYNPLKDIPKENSAASMSALKK; from the exons ATGTTCACACGATTATTTGCAGATATCGGACGAAAGTTTTTAAGCCCAACTGCAGGTTTTCAG AAAATAACGGAATGTCAGTTCAGTCGTCTTGCTCATAACTCGATAAACAGACGTTTAGAAGAGggtattatatttaataatcacaAACATTCAAAAGTTTATGGAATTTATCTTGTTCGATATGAAAGCACAATTAATGTAACAGGAAAGGAAACTGTTTCGAATATCCCATCag CGCAACCGCAAGacgtaataaatataaatgacGCTGTACCGGAGAAAGATCTTTTAAGTGAAATACCAG aaCCACCGGTACCATTAACCGAAGGAATAGTGGAAGCTATTAAGGTACATGCAAATGGTGAACCTACCTTTGAAAGTTTAGGGTTGGGTGGATATAGTCCTATCGGACTTATACAATCGTATTTTGAATGGCTTCATATCAGTTGTGACATGCCATGGTGGTTGTCAGTTGTAGTAACTGCCTTATTTATCAAAATAGTTACATTTCCACTTGCGATAGATGTACAAAGAAATACTTCTAAATTGCAAAATGTTCTACCAGAAATGGTCGAACTACAAGACAGATTGACACAGTCAAGACGTACTGGGAACGTAGAAGAAG CTGCTCTGCATTCTTATGATTTGCAACAATTTTTTAAGAGGAATAAAATCAAGATGTTTCCAATTTCATCTTTTATTAGG atcgGTGTACATATACCAATATTTATTGCCTTAAGGCAAATGGCTGCTGTCCCTGTAGAAAGTTTAAAAGACGGTGGACTTTGGTGGTTTGCAGATTTAACTGCTTCCGatccatattatattttaccactaTGCAGTAGTGTATCAATGCTTTTGGTTACTGAGTATGCAATGAAAAACGCTAGCGCGAATCAGGTATCTGCAATGATGCGGTATTTTATAAGGGCAATACCACTTGTTTCGTTCCTGTTTGCAGCTCACTTCCCAGGA ATGGTTTTGTGTCATTGGGTCACTTCGAATATTGTAACCGTAATACAAAATGAAGCTCTCAAAATGAATAGCgtgaaacgaatttttaaaattCCACTTCCTATACAGCACCCACAGAGTGCAAGGTCCTCACAGTTAGCAAAGAAAAACTTCAGAGAGGCATTTTCTGATT CCTGGAGTAATATGAAAGTATCTAACAAATTGGCAGATTACGCACGTGCGGACATGATACAGTTTAATGAGGCAGCGAAAGGTCCACTGAAGAAGACATTTAAATATAATCCACTGAAAGATATACCGAAAGAAAACTCAGCTGCATCGATGTCAGCACTAAAGAAATAA
- the Galla-2 gene encoding MIP18 family protein galla-2: MADTLENINPKLYRRTDERQITEKDEDEDVVDDFDTREIFDLIKNINDPEHPLTLEELNVVEQGLIEIDNKSNRVHVKFTPTIPHCSMATLIGLSIRVQLLRVLPSRFKVSVEITPGTHLSEAAVNKQLADKERVAAALENSHLLEVINQCIGIRC, translated from the exons ATGGCTGACACATTAGAAAATATTAACCCCAAATTATACAGAAGAACGGACGAAAGACAAATTACTGAGAAAGATGAAGACGAAGATGTTGTAGACGACTTTGATACACGTGAAATTTTTG aTCTAATTAAAAACATCAATGATCCAGAACATCCACTGACACTGGAAGAACTGAATGTAGTTGAACAAGGTCTCATCGAG ATTGATAataaaagcaatagagttcatgtaaaATTTACACCGACAATACCACACTGCAGTATGGCAACATTAATCGGCTTATCAATCAGAGTACAATTATTGAGAGTTTTGCCCTCAAGGTTTAAGGTTAGCGTGGAAATtacacctggtactcacttGTCAGAAGCAGCAGTGAATAAACAACTGGCTGATAAAGAAAGGGTAGCAGCAGCTCTAGAAAATTCTCATCTACTTGAAGTTATTAATCAATGTATTGGGATTAGATGTTAA
- the L(2)k09022 gene encoding HEAT repeat containing 1 homolog l(2)k09022 translates to MATSLVEQLKKLRTPQTSILLQDKNRASLLFDPKEAANLDKDTVLSIGQNGLQELTKLSEQFLEFEKTLFAQSSLNLERAVQDIKVNKRLDGEIEKFLILLSPYFLLNISHKALEWLIHRFRIHEFNKDLFLLLILPYHETRMFVRALQLVDLSDEADKWHWLEPLQKPGVPLASITLINRLSTDNALLKLICNHVITATRVHSERASSLSTLYAFYTTSILGTIDRLSTVSEVQMGYMLPTILKGLECSIPDFAASSYMILAKLMTHVRLRDETTEKLFLKMFKKTHLKEEALLLLFFLYNAPYNRLTIVPKSLATRLSELSWFIEYTIKIQSSNTNILKFVVPLLQTCCRVILDDPNGTARVQNMVSEILTRIKLDNNGVDMVLRNISENELLLVDVSTKAQDFLIKLYHILERTYPERFDDYLQGLMKRSETDKNSKLALQFVTSWYLGARDTQNFVGILDRLIHISPEQRILALEALARNDINISESFQEMMTNTIQARFSDSEVDVIRALLSISTKRLTALLPADILIDELKLLLSTCHTSGRKILAKPALKILLELCEVGDDTSVFITSLPYLFPNDDADVDIAMEVLKSNFARNNPYMQHVRNDLGNSPNAEAVSSASFHNILNWELLPPTDSILCAMKQQMSHGDAAFMFFNLILLGSVCRVPVGSLKPEVAREVIEMATEMIKKYPQVKMLQNCNNITGDNIQIAIELTSQGVLPLQVGTYVLEMVHRRLDLKSNPKMDFENNKHRSNLILRLLEMFFEGIGNKYWCKHYSRCLQIFFQRHFATIKDLIRFLSQLYIKPVKVQTSFHCLKITEVLLRQCKSTLWAFQDQIFVTNLLLSLARENNDCRIAALSILGKLMRATQSTVDPFSTLLHELANRSPEISLDPDQLSLSLYVLLSPDPDVCGQLKSDLRKRLQQAQQQLFEVVMDPESPLHIKSQLLDIMTYVNGPAILERLAPLGLKLLQILSTESKNESAGNVLKNILQRFNSATVKALTVQQVWQLFEASIEEHRIEIVTENRTQHPPSVILLKQIERTFFERAGLVSADLQSRILAKLVDVLTDCEIGNVISAGNRATRRIRVHAQLIVNELQIMQSLKSAEQNDSKIRNKRRLGHIRSLPNPTIINQREWKRGVTLLEFVQRANNIEHAELLYPTLFNLLKTCLSFEEQSPIEYTNQLLLSTIHRLAMKKLPIRDAHLQVDLITQCIRTSRNPQTHHHALLVLVELLKVVDVRCALYTIMPIFTFMGSSVMRQDDAYSIQIISKTIETVVPIINAAENEIHACEVLRTFIVSLPDIPEHRRTPLFVKLLQLLDNHLHLYYLLSFESHVMSRTMRITNQKTSGQRLEFALQVSQEFPPTRLIQVCVKLAEFMKELPIDIEDEESRRAVVSFKYKYIFDVGNCTPKHLRHYKYTLVQFLSNLLSSPDFINKVAEFDSNEVNNAIPYYDQLIVKLIVLIQSTAKNADKHQGKQIGKYWKVLLHHLYDVLDLVNNLLPNRIFLVSVKRLIEHDLLTVKRKSLELFNTRLQQRKFNERDHKNLLGFIESLLKIVQTKAKFESQEQEVVQQTALITLKLLAKLLASEHPTLFKPILEMTTELLQTKEGAVLGSAALCVAELCSSLRIHAIHSLNRFVPAILKLLEDHCDQTVPDVIIVSIISALQKIVESVGNFLSLYLDQLLFELARLNSLYTDTENPKVAVVVSRLKATTQKLSTCIPLRVLLPAVNRTYMTLLAKKTYKRIPALMTVFAESFNNVQPTDLNAAIPDLGTFFLKVLEFREDISHSGDEMDVDESEMTMKDVVAVEESASKALVSLVLKLSEATFRPLYYKLYDWAARNPQHKQRSITFYRLSANIANCLKSLFVLFAGHFLKHAAVLLSSNNPAITEEPQQMTLPEESNKIELVEAVLLTLYRVFNYDAHNFVNQERFDILAQPIVDQIENTMGSNEDYKRRAKELVIPCIAAFASAIPDDTLHKQLVYQTLLKTRHTKPYVRSAALNALVEIVRKLGEDFMPLLPETIPFLAELLEDEDEATEKCAQDAVRTLEEILGEPLQKYF, encoded by the exons ATGGCTACATCTCTTGTGGAACAATTGAAGAAATTGAGAACCCCGCAGACATCAATATTGTTGCAGGACAAGAATCGCGCCAGTTTATTATTCGATCCTAAAGAAGCTGCTAATTTAGACAAGGACACAGTTCTAAGTATAG GCCAGAATGGATTGCAGGAGTTGACAAAGTTGTCGGAACAATTTTTAGAATTTGAAAAGACTCTTTTCGCGCAGAGTTCATTGAATCTCGAACGTGCTGTACAGGACATCAAAGTGAACAAAAGATTAGATGGAGAGATTGAAAAATTTCTCATTCTGTTATCTCCTTATTTCTTGCTTAATATCAGCCACAAAGCACTTGAATGGCTAATACACCGATTTCGTATACACGAATTTAATAAAGACTTGTTTTTACTTTTGATATTACCGTACCATGAGACTCGAATGTTTGTTAGAGCATTGCAATTGGTAGATCTGTCAGACGAGGCTGACAAATGGCACTGGTTAGAACCTCTTCAAAAACCAGGCGTTCCATTAGCTTCAATAACACTGATCAATCGTCTTAGTACTGACAATGCCCTTCTGAAATTAATTTGTAACCACGTTATTACCGCCACTAGAGTACATTCAGAACGAGCGTCTTCCTTAAGCACATTGTACGCGTTTTACACTACTTCGATATTAGGGACTATCGATCGTTTGTCAACTGTGTCTGAGGTTCAAATGGGTTACATGTTACCCACCATTCTAAAGGGTTTAGAGTGCTCCATTCCCGACTTTGCAGCCAGTAGTTATATGATCCTGGCAAAGTTAATGACTCACGTAAGGCTCAGGGACGAAACTACCGAGAAATTATTCTTGAAGATGTTTAAGAAAACGCATTTAAAGGAGGAAGCTCTACTCCTGTTGTTCTTCTTGTACAATGCGCCGTATAATAGACTTACCATTGTCCCGAAAAGCCTTGCTACTCGACTGTCCGAGTTATCCTGGTTCATCGAGTACACCATTAAAATTCAATCGTCTAATACGAACATATTAAAGTTCGTCGTACCGTTATTACAAACTTGTTGTCGCGTAATCCTGGACGACCCGAACGGAACAGCACGAGTACAGAATATGGTCAGCGAGATACTAACGCGAATAAAGCTAGACAACAACGGAGTGGACATGGTGTTGAGGAATATATCTGAAAATGAATTGCTTTTGGTCGATGTGTCTACGAAAGCCCAAGATTTTCTTATTAAACTATACCACATACTTGAGAGAACGTATCCAGAAAGATTCGACGATTACTTACAGGGTCTAATGAAACGTAGTGAAACGGACAAAAATTCCAAGTTAGCTTTACAGTTCGTCACATCTTGGTACTTGGGAGCTAGAGATACGCAGAATTTTGTTGGTATCCTTGATAGATTGATCCATATCAGCCCCGAACAGAGGATTCTAGCATTAGAAGCATTGGCGAGAAATGATATAAATATTTCTGAAAGCTTCCAAGAGATGATGACGAACACGATACAGGCTAGATTCAGCGACAGCGAGGTGGACGTAATCAGGGCTTTGCTATCCATCTCTACGAAACGTTTAACAGCTCTGTTACCTGCGGATATACTGATCGACGAATTGAAATTATTGTTGTCGACTTGTCACACCAGCGGCAGAAAGATACTGGCGAAACCAGCATTGAAAATTTTGTTGGAACTCTGCGAAGTCGGTGACGATACCAGCGTTTTTATCACGTCTTTGCCATATTTATTTCCGAACGACGATGCAGACGTGGATATCGCAATGGAAGTATTAAAATCGAATTTTGCCAGGAACAACCCTTACATGCAACACGTGCGGAACGATCTGGGAAATTCGCCGAATGCCGAGGCGGTTTCGTCTGCGTCATTTCACAACATACTTAATTGGGAGCTGCTACCTCCAACAGATAGTATATTGTGCGCTATGAAGCAGCAAATGTCTCACGGAGATGCAGCTTTCATGTTCTTCAATCTGATCTTGTTGGGATCTGTGTGCAGAGTTCCTGTCGGATCTCTGAAACCGGAAGTGGCCCGGGAAGTAATCGAAATGGCCACAGAAATGATAAAAAAGTACCCTCAAGTGAAAATGCTGCAGAATTGCAACAATATCACCGGGGACAATATACAAATTGCTATCGAGTTAACTTCCCAGGGAGTTTTGCCGTTACAAGTCGGCACTTACGTACTGGAGATGGTTCACAGACGTTTGGACTTGAAGTCAAATCCGAAGATGGATTTCGagaataataaacatcgtagtaATCTGATCTTGAGGCTCCTCGAGATGTTTTTCGAGGGGATAGGCAATAAATACtggtgcaaacactattcccgtTGTTTGCAGATATTCTTCCAGAGGCACTTCGCTACAATAAAGGATCTCATTCGTTTCCTTTCTCAGTTGTACATAAAACCAGTTAAAGTGCAAACCTCCTTTCACTGTCTGAAAATAACCGAAGTACTCTTGAGACAATGTAAGTCCACCCTGTGGGCGTTTCAGGATCAAATCTTCGTCACGAATTTATTACTTTCGTTGGCCAGAGAGAACAACGATTGTCGAATAGCCGCGTTAAGTATTCTCGGGAAGCTAATGCGCGCTACTCAATCAACGGTAGATCCCTTCTCGACGTTGTTGCACGAACTAGCTAACAGAAGCCCAGAGATATCTCTGGATCCTGATCAGCTGTCCCTGTCACTCTACGTATTACTGTCACCCGATCCGGACGTGTGCGGACAATTGAAGTCGGACCTTCGGAAGAGGCTCCAACAGGCACAGCAACAATTGTTCGAAGTAGTCATGGATCCGGAGAGTCCGTTACACATCAAATCTCAGCTTCTGGACATTATGACATACGTCAATGGACCCGCGATACTCGAACGATTGGCTCCCCTTGGGCTTAAACTTTTGCAAATCCTTTCAACGGAGTCGAAGAACGAGTCCGCTGGAAACGTGTTGAAAAATATACTCCAGAGGTTCAACAGCGCGACTGTGAAGGCTCTCACCGTCCAGCAAGTGTGGCAATTATTCGAGGCTAGCATAGAGGAGCACAGGATCGAGATAGTCACGGAAAACCGGACTCAACATCCGCCAAGtgttattcttttgaagcagaTAGAACGGACGTTCTTTGAAAGAGCTGGACTTGTGTCTGCTGATCTTCAAAGTAGGATTCTAGCTAAATTAGTGGACGTGCTCACCGACTGTGAAAtagggaacgtaatttccgctGGCAACAGAGCGACCAGAAGGATTCGCGTGCACGCACAGCTCATAGTTAACGAGCTGCAAATCATGCAAAGTTTAAAGAGCGCAGAACAAAACGATTCGAAAATTAGGAACAAAAGACGACTCGGCCACATACGCTCTCTGCCTAATCCAACGATAATCAACCAGAGGGAATGGAAGCGTGGCGTGACTCTATTGGAATTTGTTCAACGAGCCAATAACATCGAACACGCGGAGCTGCTTTACCCGACACTGTTCAATTTGCTGAAAACCTGTCTTAGCTTTGAGGAGCAGAGTCCCATAGAGTACACGAACCAGTTGTTGTTATCGACGATCCACCGATTGGCGATGAAGAAACTGCCGATTCGGGACGCTCATTTGCAAGTGGACCTGATCACTCAGTGCATCAGGACCTCGAGAAATCCCCAGACTCATCATCACGCTTTATTGGTCCTGGTGGAATTATTGAAAGTTGTCGACGTGCGCTGCGCTTTGTACACCATCATGCCGATTTTCACGTTCATGGGCAGTTCCGTGATGCGCCAGGACGATGCTTACTCCATTCAAATTATTTCCAAGACCATCGAGACTGTGGTCCCTATAATAAACGCGGCCGAGAACGAGATACATGCGTGCGAAGTCTTGAGGACTTTCATTGTTTCGCTGCCAGATATTCCGGAGCACAGAAGAACGCCTCTGTTCGTGAAACTCTTGCAGCTGCTGGACAACCACCTTCATTTGTATTATCTGCTAAGCTTCGAGAGCCACGTCATGTCGAGGACCATGCGTATTACGAACCAGAAGACGTCTGGACAGAGGCTGGAGTTCGCTCTGCAAGTATCCCAAGAGTTTCCACCGACGAGACTTATTCAAGTTTGCGTGAAATTGGCTGAATTTATGAAGGAATTGCCCATTGATATAGAAGACGAGGAGAGCAGGAGGGCCGTGGTAtcttttaaatataaatacatCTTCGACGTTGGTAATTGTACGCCGAAACACTTGAGACATTACAAGTACACGCTAGTCCAATTTTTAAGCAACTTGTTGTCGTCCCCTGATTTTATCAATAAAGTCGCCGAGTTTGATTCTAACGAAGTGAACAACGCAATACCGTATTATGATCAGTTAATCGTCAAATTGATCGTATTGATCCAGAGCACGGCGAAAAATGCCGATAAACATCAAGGAAAGCAGATTGGGAAGTATTGGAAGGTTCTTCTGCATCATTTGTACGACGTGCTGGATTTAGTGAACAATTTGTTGCCAAATAGAATATTCTTGGTCAGCGTTAAGCGGTTAATAGAACACGATCTGCTGACGGTGAAAAGAAAGTCCTTGGAGCTTTTCAACACGCGTCTACAGCAAAGGAAATTCAACGAAAGGGATCACAAAAATTTGTTAGGTTTCATTGAATCCTTGTTGAAGATAGTACAAACGAAGGCAAAGTTTGAATCGCAAGAGCAAGAGGTTGTTCAACAAACTGCTCTGATTACTTTGAAGTTACTGGCAAAATTGTTGGCTTCTGAACACCCCACATTATTTAAACCG ATCCTGGAAATGACCACCGAACTTTTACAAACAAAGGAAGGGGCAGTGTTGGGCAGCGCTGCGCTTTGCGTCGCGGAGTTATGCAGTTCTTTGCGCATACACGCGATACACTCGTTAAACAGATTTGTACCGGCTATTCTAAAATTGTTGGAAGACCATTGCGATCAAACTGTACCCGACGTGATAATTGTCAGCATAATCAGCGCCCTGCAAAAAATTGTCGAGTCCGTAGGTAACTTCTTGTCTTTATATCTGGACCAATTGCTGTTCGAGCTGGCGAGGTTGAACTCTTTATACACGGATACGGAAAATCCAAAG GTTGCCGTAGTGGTGTCACGATTAAAGGCCACAACTCAGAAACTCTCCACCTGTATACCTCTGAGAGTGTTACTACCAGCTGTCAATAGAACGTATATGACGTTACTTGCAAAGAAAACGTATAAACGCATACCGGCACTGATGACTGTCTTCGCGGAATCGTTCAACAACGTGCAACCAACCGACTTGAACGCAGCCATACCCGATTTAGGCACGTTCTTCTTGAAGGTTTTAGAATTCCGCGAGGACATTTCCCACTCCGGCGATGAGATGGACGTAGACGAGTCGGAAATGACGATGAAGGACGTGGTGGCCGTAGAGGAAAGTGCTAGTAAAGCGTTAGTTTCTTTAGTATTGAAACTAAGCGAAGCCACCTTTAGGCCGCTTTATTATAAGCTTTACGACTGGGCCGCTAGAAATCCGCAACACAAGCAAAGAAGCATTACTTTCTATAG ACTATCAGCGAACATAGCAAATTGCCTAAAATCTCTTTTTGTACTCTTCGCTGGTCACTTCCTCAAGCATGCAGCCGTGTTGTTGAGTAGCAACAATCCAGCGATCACGGAGGAACCACAGCAGATGACTCTACCCGAGGAATCGAATAAAATCGAGTTAGTGGAAGCGGTTCTATTAACTCTCTATCGAGTCTTCAACTATGACGCGCATAATTTCGTGAATCAAGAGAGGTTTGATATATTGGCGCAGCCTATCGTAGATCAGATAGAGAACACTATGGGCTCCAACGAGGACTACAAGAGAAGGGCAAAGGAATTGGTCATTCCTTGCATCGCGGCATTTGCTAGTGCTATTCCCGATGATACTTTGCACAAGCAATTGGTGTACCAGACACTGCTGAAGACTAGACACACGAAACCATACGTTAGGAGCGCCGCGTTGAATGCATTG GTTGAAATCGTGAGAAAGCTTGGCGAGGATTTCATGCCGCTCCTTCCAGAAACTATACCATTCTTGGCAGAATTGTTGGAAGACGAGGATGAAGCTACAGAGAAGTGTGCGCAGGATGCTGTGCGTACTCTCGAAGAGATTCTGGGTGAACCGTTGCAAAAGTATTTCTAA
- the LOC143428118 gene encoding uncharacterized protein LOC143428118 isoform X2, with amino-acid sequence MAPGATTLTSLLLLLVAIARCSTTKNVHSGTQSSFAKILRGVKLQGGYMEVVQEDHCSESVVRLTCRSLKAFIFVLEAEYATNLTNVCGYNAQKLTGKKLYRGRGSSLSYRKKELRGNYIDDPEEELGHGVVDIRQSLNRRCAGQKHCRYNFTTDQPGAIYWNPATLRLKYACIPEAAVRKYCNEELKVVPGVGGFINSPGYPLYYLGENTCGWTFRSAPGHRIVLTFHDLDIRGMEPDRSCVDIVRVREKGRTLFEYCGTAAGVKVVSNSSVITLDLVATKRLYTARGFFLQYQALGCPDVTAPNGSYVLNATLTSRTFLCKPGTVFPDSKKKTRILECTNGKWNESVTSIPSCTATSAVILKTEHDHNRLSSLSGDNILGTGVRIGRGEDAVAVGNGNIMDSTQSAMMKQTDYVVDVVLPTVLIALLFVGNAIIVYIIFQYRKRKVPAVEQGEEMSLRNAAEVPQV; translated from the exons ATGGCGCCAGGAGCAACGACCCTGACGAGCCTCTTGTTGCTGCTGGTGGCGATCGCGAGGTGCTCAACGACCAAGAACGTCCATTCGGGTACCCAATCGTCGTTCGCCAAGATTCTGAGGGGCGTCAAACTGCAGGGTGGTTATATGGAGGTGGTCCAGGAGGATCATTGCTCGGAAAGCGTCGTACGGTTGACCTGCAGGTCCCTGAAGGCGTTCATCTTTGTCCTAGAGGCGGAGTACGCTACGAACCTGACGAACGTCTGTGGTTACAACGCGCAGAAGTTGACGGGGAAGAAGTTGTACAGGGGTCGAGGTAGCAGTTTGTCGTACAGGAAGAAGGAGTTACGGGGAAATTACATCGATGATCCCGAGGAAGAGTTGGGACACGGAGTGGTCGATATTAGACAATCGTTAAATAGGAG ATGCGCTGGACAAAAGCACTGTCGTTACAACTTCACCACGGACCAGCCAGGCGCCATTTATTGGAATCCTGCCACTTTGCGGTTAAAGTACGCGTGTATCCCTG AGGCAGCCGTGAGAAAATATTGCAACGAGGAGCTGAAGGTGGTCCCAGGAGTGGGCGGTTTCATAAATTCGCCAGGCTATCCGCTTTACTATCTCGGCGAGAATACATGCGGATGGACCTTCAGGTCGGCCCCTGGGCACAGGATTGTCCTAACGTTCCACGACCTGGATATACGGG GCATGGAGCCAGATAGAAGTTGCGTGGACATAGTAAGGGTACGAGAGAAAGGAAGAACGTTGTTCGAGTATTGCGGTACCGCGGCTGGCGTCAAGGTCGTCTCGAACTCGAGCGTGATCACCCTCGACCTTGTCGCCACGAAGAGGCTGTACACGGCAAGAGGATTCTTCCTGCAATACCAAG CGCTGGGGTGTCCGGACGTTACAGCGCCGAACGGAAGTTACGTATTGAATGCCACTCTGACCTCGAGGACGTTCCTCTGCAAGCCAGGCACTGTGTTCCCTGACAGTAAAAAGAAGACGAGGATACTCGAGTGCACGAACGGCAAGTGGAACGAGAGTGTCACCAGCATACCGAGTTGCACAG CCACATCGGCGGTGATCCTGAAGACAGAACACGACCATAATCGGTTGTCAAGTCTTTCCGGGGATAACATCCTTGGCACAGGGGTTAGAATCGGACGTGGCGAGGACGCAGTCGCGGTTGGCAACGGGAACATTATGGATTCGACGCAATCGGCCATGATGAAGCAAACGGACTACGTCGTAG ATGTCGTTTTGCCGACCGTCCTAATTGCCCTGCTGTTCGTAGGCAACGCCATCATCGTGTACATTATCTTCCAATATAGAAAGCG GAAAGTTCCGGCGGTAGAGCAGGGCGAGGAGATGTCGTTGCGGAACGCAGCCGAAGTGCCGCAAGTGTGA
- the LOC143428118 gene encoding uncharacterized protein LOC143428118 isoform X1 encodes MAPGATTLTSLLLLLVAIARCSTTKNVHSGTQSSFAKILRGVKLQGGYMEVVQEDHCSESVVRLTCRSLKAFIFVLEAEYATNLTNVCGYNAQKLTGKKLYRGRGSSLSYRKKELRGNYIDDPEEELGHGVVDIRQSLNRRCAGQKHCRYNFTTDQPGAIYWNPATLRLKYACIPEAAVRKYCNEELKVVPGVGGFINSPGYPLYYLGENTCGWTFRSAPGHRIVLTFHDLDIRGERSIRVSGMEPDRSCVDIVRVREKGRTLFEYCGTAAGVKVVSNSSVITLDLVATKRLYTARGFFLQYQALGCPDVTAPNGSYVLNATLTSRTFLCKPGTVFPDSKKKTRILECTNGKWNESVTSIPSCTATSAVILKTEHDHNRLSSLSGDNILGTGVRIGRGEDAVAVGNGNIMDSTQSAMMKQTDYVVDVVLPTVLIALLFVGNAIIVYIIFQYRKRKVPAVEQGEEMSLRNAAEVPQV; translated from the exons ATGGCGCCAGGAGCAACGACCCTGACGAGCCTCTTGTTGCTGCTGGTGGCGATCGCGAGGTGCTCAACGACCAAGAACGTCCATTCGGGTACCCAATCGTCGTTCGCCAAGATTCTGAGGGGCGTCAAACTGCAGGGTGGTTATATGGAGGTGGTCCAGGAGGATCATTGCTCGGAAAGCGTCGTACGGTTGACCTGCAGGTCCCTGAAGGCGTTCATCTTTGTCCTAGAGGCGGAGTACGCTACGAACCTGACGAACGTCTGTGGTTACAACGCGCAGAAGTTGACGGGGAAGAAGTTGTACAGGGGTCGAGGTAGCAGTTTGTCGTACAGGAAGAAGGAGTTACGGGGAAATTACATCGATGATCCCGAGGAAGAGTTGGGACACGGAGTGGTCGATATTAGACAATCGTTAAATAGGAG ATGCGCTGGACAAAAGCACTGTCGTTACAACTTCACCACGGACCAGCCAGGCGCCATTTATTGGAATCCTGCCACTTTGCGGTTAAAGTACGCGTGTATCCCTG AGGCAGCCGTGAGAAAATATTGCAACGAGGAGCTGAAGGTGGTCCCAGGAGTGGGCGGTTTCATAAATTCGCCAGGCTATCCGCTTTACTATCTCGGCGAGAATACATGCGGATGGACCTTCAGGTCGGCCCCTGGGCACAGGATTGTCCTAACGTTCCACGACCTGGATATACGGGGTGA ACGTTCAATACGTGTTTCAGGCATGGAGCCAGATAGAAGTTGCGTGGACATAGTAAGGGTACGAGAGAAAGGAAGAACGTTGTTCGAGTATTGCGGTACCGCGGCTGGCGTCAAGGTCGTCTCGAACTCGAGCGTGATCACCCTCGACCTTGTCGCCACGAAGAGGCTGTACACGGCAAGAGGATTCTTCCTGCAATACCAAG CGCTGGGGTGTCCGGACGTTACAGCGCCGAACGGAAGTTACGTATTGAATGCCACTCTGACCTCGAGGACGTTCCTCTGCAAGCCAGGCACTGTGTTCCCTGACAGTAAAAAGAAGACGAGGATACTCGAGTGCACGAACGGCAAGTGGAACGAGAGTGTCACCAGCATACCGAGTTGCACAG CCACATCGGCGGTGATCCTGAAGACAGAACACGACCATAATCGGTTGTCAAGTCTTTCCGGGGATAACATCCTTGGCACAGGGGTTAGAATCGGACGTGGCGAGGACGCAGTCGCGGTTGGCAACGGGAACATTATGGATTCGACGCAATCGGCCATGATGAAGCAAACGGACTACGTCGTAG ATGTCGTTTTGCCGACCGTCCTAATTGCCCTGCTGTTCGTAGGCAACGCCATCATCGTGTACATTATCTTCCAATATAGAAAGCG GAAAGTTCCGGCGGTAGAGCAGGGCGAGGAGATGTCGTTGCGGAACGCAGCCGAAGTGCCGCAAGTGTGA